Proteins from a genomic interval of Clostridium sp. 'deep sea':
- the lepA gene encoding translation elongation factor 4: MNNIRNFCIIAHIDHGKSTLADRILELTGAVETRDMQNQLLDSMDLERERGITIKLQAVNMPYIAENGNEYVLNLIDTPGHVDFSYEVSRSLAACEGALLVIDAAQGIEAQTLANVYLALENDLTIIPVINKIDLPGADPERVKKQLEEEIGIDASEALLISAKVGTGVKEVLEAVVEKIPAPEQTSDKELRALIFDSHYDSYRGVIAYIRVVDGEVKASQKIKMMATNDIQEVSEVGVFTPKMKPVKTLKAGEVGYLITGVKEIKNMSVGDTITNANNPAPQALPGYRKATPMVYCGLYPTEGPDYEFLKDALEKLQLNDASLIYEPETSVALGFGFRCGFLGLLHMEIIQERLEREYQLSLIATAPGVAYKVNMANGDVKEIENPSLMPPVKERASIEEPYVKATIYSPDDYIGNIMEITRSRRGIFKDMQYGSDGKRVTLIYEIPLAEILYDFFDQLKSKTRGYASFDYEFIGYRVSDLVKLDILVNAENVDALSMICHKETAYYRGRKVVEKLRKLLPRKQFAIPLQAAIGQKIIARETISALRKDVLSKCYGGDISRKRKLLEKQREGKKRMKQLGSVEIPQEAFLAVLQVKENDKK; the protein is encoded by the coding sequence ATGAATAACATACGAAATTTTTGCATTATTGCTCATATAGATCATGGTAAATCCACATTGGCAGATAGAATTTTAGAGTTAACAGGCGCAGTAGAAACACGGGATATGCAAAACCAGTTACTGGATAGCATGGATCTTGAAAGAGAGCGTGGAATCACTATTAAGCTACAGGCTGTAAATATGCCTTATATTGCTGAAAATGGAAATGAATATGTACTTAATTTAATAGATACACCCGGTCATGTTGACTTTAGCTATGAGGTTTCTCGTAGTTTAGCAGCCTGTGAGGGTGCTTTATTGGTAATAGATGCAGCCCAAGGTATAGAGGCACAAACACTAGCTAATGTTTATTTAGCCCTAGAAAACGACTTAACTATAATCCCGGTTATCAATAAAATTGATTTGCCAGGAGCAGATCCAGAGCGAGTAAAAAAACAACTAGAAGAAGAAATAGGTATAGATGCCTCAGAGGCACTATTAATATCGGCTAAAGTAGGTACTGGTGTAAAAGAAGTTTTAGAGGCAGTTGTTGAAAAAATACCAGCCCCCGAGCAAACATCAGATAAAGAATTAAGAGCATTAATATTTGATTCCCACTATGATTCATATAGAGGCGTTATTGCTTATATTAGAGTAGTAGATGGCGAAGTAAAAGCCTCTCAAAAAATTAAAATGATGGCAACTAATGATATCCAAGAAGTGAGTGAGGTTGGTGTATTTACTCCCAAAATGAAACCAGTAAAGACCCTAAAAGCTGGTGAAGTAGGTTATTTAATAACGGGTGTTAAAGAGATTAAAAACATGAGTGTTGGTGATACTATTACAAATGCTAATAATCCAGCACCTCAGGCATTACCTGGTTATCGAAAAGCTACTCCAATGGTTTATTGTGGGCTTTATCCAACAGAGGGTCCAGACTACGAATTTTTAAAAGATGCACTCGAAAAACTACAGTTAAACGATGCATCTTTAATATACGAGCCAGAGACATCAGTTGCTTTAGGATTTGGTTTTAGATGTGGCTTTTTAGGCCTTTTGCATATGGAAATTATTCAAGAACGTTTAGAGAGGGAGTATCAATTAAGTTTAATTGCCACTGCTCCGGGCGTTGCTTATAAAGTTAATATGGCAAATGGTGATGTAAAAGAAATAGAAAATCCGTCATTAATGCCACCAGTAAAAGAGCGAGCTAGCATAGAAGAGCCTTATGTAAAGGCCACAATTTACTCTCCAGATGACTATATAGGAAATATTATGGAGATAACCAGAAGCCGGAGAGGTATATTTAAAGATATGCAATACGGTAGTGATGGTAAACGAGTAACATTAATTTATGAAATTCCATTAGCTGAAATTTTATATGACTTTTTCGACCAATTAAAATCTAAAACAAGAGGTTATGCTTCTTTTGATTATGAGTTTATAGGTTACCGTGTAAGCGACCTTGTAAAGTTAGATATTTTAGTAAATGCCGAAAATGTTGATGCATTATCAATGATTTGCCATAAAGAAACTGCCTATTATCGTGGTCGAAAGGTAGTTGAAAAACTAAGAAAACTTTTACCAAGAAAACAATTTGCAATACCATTACAGGCAGCAATTGGTCAAAAAATTATTGCTCGTGAAACAATATCTGCTTTACGTAAAGATGTTTTATCTAAGTGTTATGGTGGAGATATATCTCGAAAAAGAAAGCTGCTGGAAAAACAACGTGAGGGTAAAAAGCGTATGAAGCAATTAGGAAGTGTTGAGATACCTCAAGAGGCTTTCTTGGCAGTGTTACAGGTTAAAGAAAACGATAAAAAATGA
- the hemW gene encoding radical SAM family heme chaperone HemW yields the protein MINGGIYIHVPFCLSKCYYCNFYSVPVNDLLIEDYYSSLVKEINTAANKYPLAAQTLYLGGGTPSILSTHILDKIISLVTKKFNLTKNAEITLEVNPDTVTLQKAKQWRKIGINRVSMGFQSTNNRILQAIGRRHNKKQAIMALNYLELAGINNINIDLMYGLPYQTINDWQDTLNCCRKFNITHLSAYPLQVEENTKLADKIDNKELEVADEDTVVEMMFMAKQFLEQQGFNHYEIANYALPSYQSKHNLGYWHYEPYLGFGPAAASFYNNIRWSNSASLKQYAQQLVASCVNIDLDSNKREVQMAEYCFLSLRLLKQGLNKDQFKDKFNTNIEDVYGEKLLELVNNQLLLNTGNKYCLSTKAIPLANQVFIEFLPDCE from the coding sequence ATGATAAATGGTGGTATTTATATACACGTTCCGTTTTGTTTAAGTAAATGTTATTATTGTAATTTTTACTCAGTGCCAGTAAATGATTTATTAATAGAGGATTATTATAGTAGTTTAGTTAAAGAAATAAATACAGCTGCTAATAAATATCCCTTAGCAGCCCAAACGTTATACTTAGGTGGTGGAACACCATCTATTTTATCAACTCACATATTAGATAAAATAATAAGTTTAGTAACTAAAAAATTTAATTTAACAAAAAATGCAGAAATAACTTTGGAAGTAAATCCCGATACCGTAACTTTGCAAAAGGCTAAGCAATGGCGAAAAATTGGTATCAATAGAGTAAGCATGGGGTTTCAGTCTACCAATAACCGAATACTACAGGCTATTGGTAGAAGACATAATAAAAAACAAGCCATAATGGCCTTAAACTACTTAGAGTTAGCAGGAATAAATAACATAAATATAGATTTAATGTATGGTCTACCATATCAAACTATAAATGACTGGCAAGATACTCTAAATTGTTGTAGAAAATTTAATATAACTCATTTATCTGCATATCCATTGCAAGTAGAGGAGAATACTAAACTAGCAGACAAAATAGATAACAAAGAGTTAGAAGTTGCAGATGAAGACACTGTTGTAGAAATGATGTTTATGGCAAAGCAGTTTTTAGAACAGCAAGGATTTAATCACTATGAAATTGCTAATTATGCTTTACCTAGTTACCAAAGTAAACATAATTTGGGTTATTGGCATTATGAGCCTTATTTAGGTTTTGGCCCAGCTGCTGCCTCTTTTTATAATAATATAAGGTGGAGTAATAGTGCTAGTTTAAAGCAATATGCCCAGCAATTAGTAGCAAGTTGTGTTAATATTGATTTAGATAGTAATAAGCGTGAGGTGCAAATGGCAGAATACTGCTTTTTATCACTGAGGTTACTTAAACAAGGATTAAACAAAGACCAGTTTAAGGATAAGTTTAATACTAATATAGAAGATGTTTATGGTGAAAAGCTGTTAGAGCTTGTAAATAATCAATTATTATTAAATACGGGTAATAAATATTGTTTATCTACTAAAGCCATACCACTTGCAAATCAAGTTTTTATAGAATTTTTACCAGATTGCGAATAA
- a CDS encoding phosphatase PAP2 family protein, translating into MTKLYRYLKIKDVDLLYFFNHRLQKDFLDPIMMIITQLGSFGFALSLPLILICSRSYHVHSLGLSLAIGLFCSSLIVFAIKIAFQRPRPCAMFEDIRARLIPKDKNSFPSGHTCAALTISVILAQSLPNSISYAFVVLGVLVGISRMYLGVHYPSDVLFGGCIALITSLKLVPLLIVIF; encoded by the coding sequence ATGACAAAATTATATCGATATCTCAAAATTAAAGATGTTGATTTGCTTTATTTTTTTAATCACAGATTACAAAAAGACTTTTTAGATCCAATTATGATGATTATTACCCAGTTAGGCTCATTTGGATTTGCTTTATCGTTACCTTTAATATTAATTTGCTCACGTTCATATCATGTTCATAGTCTAGGACTAAGTTTAGCCATTGGCTTATTCTGTAGCTCACTAATAGTATTTGCCATTAAAATTGCATTTCAAAGACCTCGTCCATGTGCCATGTTTGAGGATATAAGGGCTAGATTAATACCAAAAGATAAAAACTCTTTTCCTTCGGGTCATACATGTGCAGCCCTAACTATTAGTGTAATATTAGCACAGTCATTGCCAAACTCAATATCGTATGCATTTGTTGTTCTAGGAGTACTGGTTGGCATATCAAGAATGTATCTTGGAGTTCATTATCCAAGTGATGTACTATTTGGTGGTTGTATAGCATTAATAACATCTCTTAAGCTAGTTCCACTTTTAATAGTAATTTTTTAA
- a CDS encoding VOC family protein: MVLDISSQITFLYYQDLVEAENFFSDVMNLRLAQDEGWAKVYQINDTSFIGVVDENKGIVRTKGENAVVVTLCVENVDKWYNHLLKKDVKILKEVAECKDLQLKNFFVKGPGNYMFEFLQYLSPNARKVFHKQNDC, translated from the coding sequence ATGGTTCTAGACATTTCGTCGCAAATAACTTTTCTCTATTATCAAGACTTAGTAGAGGCGGAGAATTTCTTTAGTGATGTAATGAACTTAAGACTTGCCCAAGATGAAGGTTGGGCTAAAGTTTACCAAATCAATGATACTTCTTTCATAGGCGTTGTTGACGAAAATAAAGGAATAGTTAGAACAAAAGGTGAAAATGCAGTAGTTGTAACACTGTGTGTGGAAAATGTTGATAAGTGGTATAACCACTTGCTTAAAAAAGACGTAAAAATTCTTAAAGAGGTCGCTGAATGTAAAGACTTACAGTTGAAAAATTTTTTTGTTAAAGGGCCAGGAAATTATATGTTTGAATTTTTGCAGTATTTAAGCCCTAATGCAAGAAAGGTATTTCACAAACAAAATGATTGTTAA
- a CDS encoding GNAT family N-acetyltransferase has product MIVKLGNKQTQDCLCIAKQLPNYFNKNGLIDMERDLKSHQVYAYNYNKQIIAFISFYFLSYLKAEISWMAVHPNFQQKGYGTDLVKFLIDSLKELDVAEICVKTLAPTVAYKPYETTRKFYEKNGFELREIIDPYEPWGEGNPCAIYVKNLL; this is encoded by the coding sequence ATGATTGTTAAATTAGGTAACAAGCAAACACAGGACTGTTTATGTATAGCTAAGCAATTACCCAACTATTTTAATAAAAATGGTCTTATAGACATGGAGAGAGATTTAAAAAGTCATCAAGTTTATGCATATAATTACAATAAACAAATAATAGCATTTATATCATTTTATTTTTTATCATATTTAAAAGCAGAAATTAGTTGGATGGCAGTTCATCCAAATTTTCAACAAAAAGGTTATGGAACAGATTTAGTTAAATTTTTAATAGATAGTCTAAAAGAACTTGATGTAGCAGAAATATGTGTTAAAACCTTAGCTCCAACAGTAGCATATAAGCCATATGAAACTACAAGAAAATTTTACGAAAAAAATGGATTTGAGCTTCGTGAAATAATAGACCCCTACGAACCGTGGGGTGAGGGTAATCCTTGTGCAATTTATGTAAAAAACCTGCTCTAG
- a CDS encoding gamma-glutamyltransferase family protein, producing the protein MLKNDSLYYPYPARRRAVFARNGMVATSQPLAAQAGLDILKRGGNAIDAAVATAACLTVLEPTSNGIGGDGFALVWTKGKLHGLNSSGPAPKSISIEAVKALGYEEMPTYGFIPVTVPGIPAAWAELNNKFGKLPLSEVLQPAIEYAKNGYPVSPVASYYWNRAYHNFKQKTEGTQFDEWFKIFAPHNKTPKAGEMWSSPDHARTLELIGKTNAKAFYQGELAEKIAAFSKAYNAFISYDDLASFKPEWVDPIGVDYHGYKVWEIPPNGQGLVALLALNIAKELKMDGRDDVETLHNQIEAIKLAFADGQKYITEHKDMRFTTDQLLSETYANKRRALIKDTALKPEAGEPKSGGTVYLCAADNDGNMISYIQSNYMGFGSGLVVPGTGIALQNRGKNFSLDPNHDNHLAPNKRTYHTIIPGFLTKGDLPVGPFGVMGGFMQPQGHMQVVMNAIDFNLNPQAALDAPRWRWDKGMEVSMEMGFPQHIINALIRKGHKIKVQPNTGGFGRGQIIWRDPESGVLVGGTESRTDGTVAAW; encoded by the coding sequence ATGCTCAAGAATGATTCATTGTACTATCCTTACCCCGCGCGAAGAAGAGCTGTATTTGCTCGTAACGGTATGGTTGCCACCTCACAGCCTCTAGCTGCACAAGCAGGGCTAGATATTTTAAAGAGAGGTGGAAATGCCATTGACGCCGCTGTAGCTACAGCTGCATGTTTAACTGTGCTCGAACCAACTTCAAATGGCATTGGAGGAGATGGTTTTGCTTTAGTTTGGACCAAAGGCAAGTTACATGGACTTAACTCAAGTGGGCCAGCCCCTAAAAGCATATCCATAGAAGCTGTAAAAGCTCTTGGCTATGAAGAAATGCCAACTTATGGTTTTATACCAGTAACTGTACCAGGTATTCCTGCTGCTTGGGCTGAACTTAACAATAAGTTTGGTAAATTACCACTTAGCGAAGTATTACAGCCAGCTATTGAATATGCCAAAAATGGTTATCCAGTATCTCCAGTAGCCTCATACTATTGGAATCGTGCTTATCATAATTTTAAACAAAAAACCGAAGGAACACAATTCGATGAATGGTTTAAAATATTTGCGCCACATAACAAAACTCCTAAAGCTGGTGAAATGTGGTCATCACCTGATCATGCACGAACCCTAGAGCTTATTGGCAAAACAAATGCAAAGGCCTTTTATCAAGGTGAACTAGCAGAAAAAATTGCTGCCTTTTCTAAAGCATATAATGCTTTTATTAGCTATGACGATTTAGCATCTTTCAAGCCTGAGTGGGTAGACCCTATTGGCGTGGATTACCATGGTTATAAAGTTTGGGAAATACCACCAAATGGACAAGGGTTAGTTGCTTTATTGGCTCTAAACATTGCTAAGGAATTAAAAATGGACGGAAGAGACGATGTTGAAACCCTTCACAACCAAATTGAGGCTATTAAACTAGCCTTTGCCGACGGTCAAAAATATATAACAGAACATAAAGACATGCGTTTTACTACAGATCAATTGTTATCTGAGACTTATGCCAATAAACGTAGAGCTTTAATAAAAGATACAGCACTTAAGCCAGAAGCTGGTGAGCCTAAGAGTGGCGGAACAGTATATCTATGCGCTGCTGATAATGATGGGAATATGATTTCATATATTCAAAGCAATTATATGGGATTTGGATCAGGTTTGGTTGTACCAGGAACTGGTATTGCTTTACAAAATAGAGGCAAAAACTTCAGCTTAGATCCTAACCATGATAATCATTTGGCACCTAATAAAAGAACTTACCATACCATTATTCCTGGTTTTTTAACTAAAGGTGATTTACCAGTAGGTCCTTTTGGTGTAATGGGTGGATTTATGCAGCCCCAAGGGCACATGCAGGTTGTAATGAATGCCATAGATTTTAATCTTAATCCACAAGCGGCTTTAGATGCTCCTCGTTGGAGATGGGACAAAGGTATGGAAGTAAGCATGGAAATGGGATTCCCTCAACATATTATAAATGCTTTAATTCGTAAAGGCCATAAAATAAAAGTTCAACCTAACACTGGAGGTTTTGGAAGAGGTCAAATAATTTGGCGCGACCCAGAGTCTGGTGTTTTAGTTGGAGGAACTGAGTCACGTACTGATGGAACTGTAGCTGCTTGGTAA
- a CDS encoding ABC transporter ATP-binding protein, protein MLKLSSLTKNYDGKKLAVDSIDLSVNHGEIFGFIGPNGAGKTTTIKMITGMLLPTSGQVLIDNVDISKEPVKAKNKFTFVPDHPEIFDSISGFDYLNFIGDIYGINQDIRQQRIEKYAKTFEIYDSLGKAVSSYSHGMKQKLLISGALLPNPKLFILDEPLVGLDPRSARILKDIMREHCQTGGTVFFSSHVLEVVENLCDRIAIIKDGKIIALGTIDQIKDQDESLEEMFLELTENE, encoded by the coding sequence GTGTTAAAACTAAGTAGCTTAACTAAAAATTATGATGGAAAAAAATTGGCTGTTGATAGTATTGATTTATCAGTAAATCATGGTGAAATATTTGGTTTTATAGGACCAAATGGTGCTGGTAAAACTACTACTATTAAAATGATTACCGGAATGTTATTGCCTACATCGGGACAGGTATTAATAGATAACGTAGATATAAGTAAAGAGCCTGTAAAAGCAAAAAATAAATTTACTTTTGTTCCTGATCATCCAGAGATATTTGATTCTATAAGTGGCTTTGATTATTTAAACTTTATCGGTGATATTTATGGAATAAACCAAGATATACGCCAGCAAAGAATTGAAAAGTATGCTAAAACCTTTGAGATTTATGATAGCCTAGGTAAGGCAGTTAGCTCTTATTCTCATGGTATGAAGCAAAAACTACTAATAAGTGGAGCATTATTACCTAATCCTAAATTATTTATCTTAGATGAACCATTAGTTGGTTTAGATCCTAGGTCTGCCAGGATACTTAAAGATATTATGAGAGAGCATTGTCAAACGGGTGGTACAGTCTTTTTCTCATCTCATGTATTAGAGGTTGTAGAAAATCTTTGTGATAGAATAGCTATTATAAAAGATGGCAAAATTATTGCATTAGGCACAATTGATCAAATTAAAGATCAAGATGAATCACTAGAAGAAATGTTCTTGGAGTTAACAGAAAATGAATAA
- a CDS encoding CapA family protein, with the protein MRYNDQLKKFTLTATGDIFITRRLTPYNEPAYLEMWNILKNSDIKFTNFEMLVHDFNGYPVAESGGTYTQVDSEVFNDLQFAGFNLYSLANNHSLDYGIKAMLHTKQLLKIHKLVNAGTGINLADARSASYLDLNCGRVALIAASSTFASFGRAGHARVDSIGRPGLNPVRFHSYIEVDDKHYNMIKELEKHTGIKSQKQRYFKMGWLKSEPSGVCKLENLKFIKGNNPGIHTIINDQDRAGNIKWIKDASDQADIVVYSLHLHQGDAMNPWKPAEFQLKFAHECINAGADVFIAHGAHYIRGIEIYNNKPIFHGLGNFIFQNETVLKLPQDVYDLNGLGYDATPADYYNKRSNNDQQGFPTQERFWQTVLPWCRFNNGKVVEIKLYPITLGFGKKRTVRGRPMLAKDEEGERILNRIRELSAPFGTKINIINNIGIVEL; encoded by the coding sequence TTGAGATATAATGATCAGTTAAAAAAATTTACCTTAACTGCTACTGGAGATATATTTATAACGCGTAGGCTAACACCTTATAATGAACCTGCCTATTTAGAGATGTGGAATATCCTAAAAAACAGTGATATAAAATTTACTAATTTCGAAATGTTAGTGCATGATTTTAATGGCTATCCTGTAGCGGAGAGTGGTGGAACCTATACTCAGGTAGATTCAGAGGTATTTAATGACTTGCAGTTTGCTGGTTTTAACCTGTATTCATTAGCTAATAATCACTCCTTAGATTACGGAATAAAGGCGATGCTGCATACTAAACAGCTTTTAAAAATACATAAGTTAGTAAATGCCGGTACAGGTATTAATTTAGCAGACGCTCGATCCGCCAGTTATTTAGATTTAAACTGCGGAAGGGTGGCGCTAATAGCCGCTTCATCAACCTTTGCCTCTTTTGGCAGAGCTGGACATGCGAGGGTTGATTCTATAGGAAGACCAGGCTTGAATCCAGTTAGGTTTCATTCCTACATAGAGGTTGATGATAAACACTATAACATGATAAAAGAGTTAGAGAAACATACCGGAATTAAGAGTCAGAAACAGAGGTATTTTAAAATGGGATGGCTAAAATCAGAACCAAGTGGGGTTTGTAAACTTGAAAATCTAAAGTTTATTAAAGGAAATAATCCCGGAATACATACCATTATTAATGATCAGGATAGAGCTGGTAATATTAAATGGATTAAAGACGCTTCTGACCAAGCAGATATTGTAGTATATAGTCTTCATCTCCACCAAGGTGATGCAATGAACCCTTGGAAGCCAGCAGAATTTCAATTAAAATTCGCTCACGAATGCATAAATGCAGGGGCAGATGTTTTTATTGCTCATGGAGCTCATTATATAAGGGGAATTGAAATATATAATAATAAACCTATATTCCATGGTTTAGGTAACTTTATCTTTCAAAATGAAACAGTTCTTAAGTTACCTCAAGATGTATATGATTTAAACGGGCTAGGTTATGATGCTACCCCAGCTGATTATTATAATAAAAGAAGCAATAACGATCAACAAGGGTTTCCGACTCAAGAGAGATTTTGGCAAACAGTATTGCCGTGGTGTAGATTCAATAATGGCAAGGTTGTAGAAATAAAACTCTATCCTATAACGTTAGGATTTGGTAAAAAAAGAACAGTCAGAGGAAGGCCCATGTTGGCAAAAGATGAGGAAGGAGAGAGAATACTAAATAGAATTAGAGAACTTTCAGCACCATTTGGTACTAAAATAAATATTATCAATAATATTGGTATTGTAGAACTATAA
- a CDS encoding M24 family metallopeptidase yields the protein MREVTVKEQVSLGNVSHFANKIIPLRSRAKVQNKWLKFRLKNVLPMLMKRAKLDMWIITAREYNEDPVMMSLLPAEQFSARRRTILVFYLQKDDSVECLTLSRPVPALEQLYKAVWTDDSIDQYVRLAEIITERDPKTIGINVNHDFSFGDGLAHGEYINLVESLPDKYLERLKCSIELCIGWLEYRTEQEIMAYSGINEIAHGIIAEAFSSRVVLPSVTTALDVAWWIRQKICDLGLETWFMPSVSIQRQGTKSVAKDEVILAGDILHCDVGIKYLGLCTDTQQHAYVLKLGETDAPEGLKQALACANLLQDIHAKEMILGKTGNQILQNIRKNAIQAGLEPCVYSHPIGYHGHGAGPTIGLYDHQEGVLGRGDYPLNNNTAYAMELNIKKDIIEWNNQKVMIALEQTIIYTNNEVHFLGGRQKEWHFIR from the coding sequence ATGAGAGAGGTTACCGTTAAAGAGCAAGTTAGTTTAGGCAATGTATCACATTTTGCCAACAAGATAATTCCACTACGCAGTAGAGCTAAAGTTCAAAATAAATGGCTTAAGTTTCGTTTAAAAAACGTTTTACCTATGCTCATGAAAAGAGCCAAATTAGATATGTGGATTATAACTGCTCGGGAGTATAATGAGGATCCAGTAATGATGTCCTTATTGCCTGCTGAGCAATTCTCAGCTAGAAGAAGAACAATATTGGTATTTTATTTGCAAAAAGATGACTCTGTTGAGTGTTTAACTTTATCTCGGCCAGTTCCTGCTTTAGAGCAACTCTACAAAGCAGTTTGGACTGATGATAGTATAGATCAGTATGTTAGGCTAGCCGAGATTATAACAGAGCGTGATCCAAAAACAATTGGTATAAATGTTAATCATGACTTTAGCTTTGGAGACGGATTAGCCCATGGAGAGTATATTAATTTAGTAGAATCGCTACCCGATAAATACTTAGAGCGTTTAAAATGCTCTATTGAGCTTTGCATTGGTTGGTTAGAGTACCGCACTGAGCAAGAAATAATGGCTTACTCTGGTATAAATGAAATTGCACATGGCATAATAGCAGAGGCTTTTTCTAGCAGAGTAGTTTTACCAAGTGTTACTACTGCTTTAGATGTTGCCTGGTGGATAAGGCAAAAAATTTGTGACCTAGGACTCGAAACTTGGTTTATGCCATCCGTTAGTATTCAAAGACAAGGCACAAAAAGCGTTGCTAAAGATGAAGTTATACTTGCGGGAGATATCCTTCACTGTGATGTTGGCATAAAATACCTTGGTTTATGTACCGATACTCAACAGCATGCCTATGTATTAAAGCTAGGTGAAACTGACGCTCCAGAGGGATTAAAACAGGCTTTAGCTTGTGCTAACCTGCTTCAAGATATCCATGCTAAAGAAATGATATTAGGTAAAACAGGAAATCAAATACTGCAAAACATAAGAAAAAATGCAATACAAGCGGGGCTTGAGCCCTGTGTATATTCGCACCCAATTGGTTATCACGGTCATGGAGCAGGTCCAACAATTGGATTATATGATCATCAAGAAGGCGTGCTTGGACGAGGAGATTATCCACTAAACAACAATACAGCATATGCAATGGAGTTAAACATTAAAAAAGATATTATTGAATGGAATAATCAAAAAGTAATGATAGCGTTAGAACAAACTATTATTTATACCAATAATGAAGTACACTTTTTAGGTGGTAGGCAAAAAGAGTGGCATTTTATAAGATAA
- a CDS encoding MATE family efflux transporter yields MSQQDRAKQKTRRNLISSDLPLNKVVFMLAAPVMAQMLLQTLAQIVDMSMVGKLGSEAIAGIGLSFRPLFVAMSIFLGLGAATTALVARSIGANKEDEARDSATQSIITGTMISFVLAIFTFFAAKQIILFMGAEDGVINNGILYLKGYSPGMFFAFIGLLVTASLRGAGDTKTPFIAGFVENFVNVIGNYILIFGKFGFPAFGVLGAAIATSIARLVSLSIMMYILVKGKAGLHIKLKDFFIIKTSVIKRLFKIGIPAAFERLTQSVALMFTTKIVASLGTTAVAITTLSGNIEQLSFMPAIGFSVAAGTLVGQNLGAKHPANAEKSGWTAVKMAMLLMGIMGALFILIPEVFIRIYTNEADVVAGGKLVLRILGLAQVPQAVAFAVSGGLRGAGDTKAVLYISSFGNFVIRLGLTWLFINVFHWSLWSVYFVMVFDWFVRGALLALRFRQGSWKNIRV; encoded by the coding sequence ATGTCTCAGCAAGATAGAGCAAAACAAAAAACAAGACGCAATTTAATTAGTAGTGACTTGCCACTTAATAAAGTTGTATTTATGTTAGCTGCACCTGTAATGGCACAAATGTTACTACAAACTCTTGCTCAAATTGTAGATATGTCTATGGTGGGTAAGTTAGGATCTGAGGCAATAGCAGGTATTGGACTAAGTTTTAGACCACTTTTTGTAGCTATGTCAATCTTTTTGGGTTTAGGTGCTGCCACTACGGCTCTCGTTGCTCGCTCAATAGGAGCAAATAAAGAAGATGAAGCCCGTGATTCTGCAACTCAGTCAATTATAACAGGAACAATGATATCTTTTGTATTAGCAATATTTACTTTTTTTGCGGCCAAGCAAATTATATTGTTTATGGGAGCGGAAGATGGGGTTATTAATAACGGAATTTTATATTTAAAAGGCTATAGTCCGGGTATGTTTTTTGCCTTTATTGGATTGCTTGTAACAGCCAGCTTACGGGGTGCAGGTGATACAAAAACTCCTTTTATTGCAGGTTTTGTTGAAAACTTTGTTAATGTAATAGGAAACTATATATTAATATTTGGTAAGTTTGGTTTCCCTGCTTTTGGGGTATTAGGGGCAGCTATTGCCACAAGCATTGCTCGTTTAGTAAGCTTATCTATTATGATGTATATCTTAGTAAAAGGAAAAGCAGGTTTACACATTAAGCTAAAAGACTTTTTCATTATAAAAACGTCTGTAATAAAAAGATTATTTAAAATAGGAATACCAGCAGCTTTTGAGCGGTTAACCCAAAGTGTAGCGTTAATGTTTACAACTAAAATAGTGGCCTCCTTAGGTACTACTGCCGTAGCTATAACTACGTTAAGTGGCAATATAGAGCAATTATCTTTTATGCCGGCCATTGGATTTTCAGTAGCTGCAGGAACATTGGTAGGCCAAAACTTAGGTGCTAAACATCCAGCTAACGCTGAAAAGAGTGGCTGGACAGCTGTAAAAATGGCAATGTTGCTTATGGGAATAATGGGTGCCTTGTTTATACTGATACCTGAGGTATTTATTAGAATATATACTAACGAAGCAGATGTAGTAGCTGGTGGTAAGCTAGTATTAAGAATACTAGGGTTAGCTCAAGTGCCTCAGGCAGTGGCCTTTGCTGTAAGTGGAGGACTAAGAGGAGCAGGAGATACAAAAGCTGTATTATACATTAGCTCATTTGGTAACTTTGTAATTCGTTTAGGATTAACTTGGCTCTTCATAAACGTTTTTCATTGGAGTTTATGGAGTGTTTATTTTGTAATGGTATTTGACTGGTTTGTAAGAGGCGCATTGTTAGCTTTGCGGTTTAGGCAGGGTAGTTGGAAGAATATTAGAGTATAA